The Arachis ipaensis cultivar K30076 chromosome B05, Araip1.1, whole genome shotgun sequence nucleotide sequence AGATTTATAAGGTATAATTTGTAGTAATTTATACGCTTGTGTTAATAACTAAGCAATATCTATGACTAGtcaaagatttttaatttttaatttctattgaTAGAAgctttgattaatttaaaattcttAGAGGTAGTGATGACTTCAACtgaaatttgatttaatttaacaTTGTCTCTCTTGAATCAAATTCGTAGAATTAAGTATTTTgagcattttttttaatttgtaaattaaattttcaaaagttttgtGAAGATATCTGCAATTTGTTCTTGAGTTGGACAATAAGAAGCAATAACAAAGTAAATGCTCCATCAAAGTTTGTGTACTCTTTATGAAACTAAACTATGTTGCTTCATTGAAAAATCATTAAAATTATACAAAACATGTATTAAATTTGCCATGATGAGTGACTAATAATTATTTCTTGCAAACAAAAATGTGAAGAACTTGCAAGAATGTGAAGAACAAGAGTCACAAACCTTCAAGTGTTGATAATCCTGTGCATGTGTCTTCTGAGGAAGAAGATTCTGAGAAAGAAGATTGTAATGTCAATATTGCCCCTACTCCTCTTCGAACCCCGAATCGTAGACCATCACATGATGATGGCAAGCAAGACAATGCTCAATCAGATCCTGAAGAGCATATTCTTGCCAATCCTCAAATTGTCCTTTTTGCTGATCCAATttaagaaggaggaggagatgtTAGTGTGGATTTGATGCAGTCTTTGATAATAATTACCAATTCAAACTTATATTATTGGtgatgttaattacttttttgtTTGATGGGAATAAATTATAGTAGTTGTGGAATGATTGAATAGTTCTTGGTATGAAATGAATAATTAAAcattttattcatgttttggACATGGATTGGATATGATTATAATAGCTTGTTCATATCTCTTATGAATTTCCTTGTATATTTAATTTTTGTGCATTACCACTGTTTTGCTTGGCGATTCTtagatggaaaagaaaaaaatatagaatttGTGTTGTTTAGTGTTTCTGAGTGAAACTTGTTAGAAAAACAAAGTAACAAGACATAATAATCATagacaaattaaaaatgcatgcCAAGGCTATTGTGACAGAATTACATATACTGTCATTTTATcttatctattttttattttttttaataggtTGATTGAGTGTCCAGGGAACAAAAAAGTTGTGTATAGTTACTATCCACATCTATGTCTATGTCTATGATAGATATGAATACCTTGACAAATATTTACTATTTATTTAGTGAAATACAAAATTTGAAAGAACATTATACAAAATACATGTATCTAATGTATTATCAGAGAttaaacatgagatataaagttttattataattttattgctTCAACCTAGTTGGATTGGCCTAGTAGTTAGCTCACTACTCCACTTAAGCAACTGTCGTGGGATGGAATCCTGCCTTGTACACGCAGCAACGTATTGGCCAACAATAAACTCTTAAATAGACTTTCGATCTGCGATGAATTATTCTTTAATCTGCCGGGTTAGGAGATACCGTgagaaactaaaaataattttgttgctTCAAAATAAAACAAGCAACAAAAGCTAAACTCGTGGTTTCACATCACATGACACAATACTTTACAGAGTCTATCACTACTCTTGTATTAAAACAGAGACAAACTATTCATCAATACTGTCACTCTTAGATAACACTCAGCTATAAACCAAAACTTATCACCTCCGTAACAAGACAAAACTCACCGATCAAAAAAGGTCAACTCATCAACAACAAGTCTTTAACAGATATAGATGCaagatatacaaaaaaaattaatttaaacatTATACACCTCTTTCAGGATCCAACTCGGCTTAAAACAAATTTTCCAATCCATAATATGCACTATAGTTGTGGTTGACTATTTTAGGGCTTCTTCAATGAAAtgtcataaaagatatctagtaaTATATATTGAATTTGAAACTAATTAATAAGGTACAGTAGTAGCATGTAAATAACAAAAGATCCTCTGCTACAATAATCATGCCAGGAATATTTGACCACAAAAGTGAAACTATATTTCTAAGAGTAGTGATCAAATTTCTGACCACACAATTAATAAAAGAGGTGAATTATTAACATGCTAAAAAAAACTTATCTATGTTTATACTAATCAGCAGGGGAAATGAATCATCAGTGGTAGAAGTTGTGCAAGATTCCACTTTGGTTTGAGTTGGGGAAAAATTGAAAGGCTTAGGAGGACTTTGCAATAGATCAATGCTTCCTTTAAGCATTTCAATGGCCCTACTCATTAGAGGTTGAGGATATTCCGTGAAGAAAGAAGAGgatgttttctttattttttattttttattaatttgatttaacTATGATTAATCATATATAGTTAATAATATATATGTATTGATATTTatacaaaaattatatttaatatatttttaaaatatattaaattttatttctttttagaattatttaatatatgtatGATTTTTCATCTCttgtttttctattatttttatcatCTGACTTATCTTGTTGTTCTATATTAGATTGGACAGTATTTGAAATACTAAGTTGGTTTTCTTTTTCCGACTTTATCTTCTCATTTTCAATATATAGTTTACCTACTTCTAGACATTATGATTTGTATCTACCTgattaactttttaaattttgtttctgAGCTTACCATTACTGCAGCCTTATCAAAAGAAACATTTTTGCTAgcaaaaatcttagaaaaacctACCTTTTTTATACACCATAATCTATAACCTTTTCACCCTTCATGCATATCTTTCTAATCATATATTTAAAGCTTATGAGAATGATTTTGTTATATATGGAACAGAATAACACAAAAATAAATTCCGACGCATTTTTCTCTTATTAAGGGATGAATTATTTGATAAATTCTTTTGACATTTTTGTAAATAAGTAAAACATATATATGTTTCCTTATTTAGCGTCCATGCATATCTACAATTCAGAGGATAGAGaaatacatttaaaaaaattGCCATGTAACAAAAGAGAAAAGATACACATTTATTACAatactatttatatataaatattaccAAATTTAAAAAATGCATTAGATGTTAACTTTATTAAGTTCTAAATCCACGCATTAAAAGGgtgtctatatatatattattggtgAGTGGTATTTTACTCAAGAATGAGTGAAAACAATCAACAATGCCGCCAAAAAAAGAGATTGATGACCGCAAAAATCAAATaagttatataaaaatataaaaaattagttatcacAGTTAACTATTATTAAGAATATATATTCGATGTTCATAGAAAAAAATTGGCTATATGTTGTTGTAAAAATGTTTAATTATACTATCATAACAGatttatgtattttattattGAATGTTTGATTATTCTAAAAgttaattattttgtgaaaaataCGTAAAATAACATATATTTGTATGTATGAGATTACttattaaagttttttttttttgctgattttAATTTTGTGTTCATTGAATATATTTTTACAGAAAAATAGTATTTGTGATTGATTGGAGACTATTTCACCTTATTAAGAATAATGATTCTGATGAATATACATACAGTTTCGGATTCTATTATTTTAATGTATTATATGTTAATATATTGTTCTTCATCACTATGGCGTATGTTATTGTTATCCATTGGTTTATCATGATCAAATTCTAATCAAAATCTTTGAATGTGGAAATGTCATATACAGGGTAAGCCACAGTACATGCTCAAATGGTTAGTGCTTATGATTATTTTTAATGCTCTTTTCTTCGATTTTATTAACTGATATTGTTATTGTTTATTGCTTTTGATGACTAACATTATCAAATGGATATTTCAATTATGTATATTGTGAAATATAAATAGGGCAGGATGGAAGGACGTATCAAACACTTGGGAGCCTCAGGAGAGCCTCCATCATATGCGTGATT carries:
- the LOC107641200 gene encoding chromo domain-containing protein LHP1-like; translated protein: MPPKKEIDYRTYEVHSIRRKRIHRGKPQYMLKWAGWKDVSNTWETQESLHHMRDYVNDFDARTCKNVKNKSHKPSSVDNPVHVSSEEEDSEKEDCNVNIAPTPLRTPNRRPSHDDGKQDNAQSDPEEHILANPQIVLFADPI